Proteins found in one Melospiza melodia melodia isolate bMelMel2 chromosome 13, bMelMel2.pri, whole genome shotgun sequence genomic segment:
- the OGFOD1 gene encoding prolyl 3-hydroxylase OGFOD1 codes for MATKRRGAAALAAAKRGRREGRAELCAALGDAALRERAGAAWARGERLRHDAVVLEPAPFRHGVIPGFLAGSAFAEALRDELLGLDFRGRRNDLLSLQQSEELGASPEPHVAALRRALCEEFQVWLSAVTQIELEPTIDISCAKYEYTDVLLCHDDELEGRRIAFILYLVPPWEKSDGGTLDLYSTDEHFQPQQITKSLVPSWNTLVFFEVSPVSFHQVSEVLSQKCRLSVSGWFHGPSVARPARHIEAPLARSPHIPCDHEILYEWINQVYLDLDSQAQIQEEFEERSEILLKDFLKKEKYQLLCEALENKEIQWSSRGPANKRLYEAAEEDSLPDTLKKFLQLLRSEALFLLLSNFTGLKLHFLAPSDEDEDAGEGQAADTSGHSSPKPEQEEAEQPVTGNSHQPHQPESSPEAQDSETQSSSGSPVCAGELRRWTHGHYTLVHDSQATEFVLDLLFFCGCEDWDPEYGGFTSYIAKGEDEELLTVNPEDNCLALVYRDKETMKFVKYINHRSLARLNKHPNKTGFWDFSFVYYE; via the exons ATGGCCACCAAGCGTCGCGGAGCGGCAGCGCTGGCGGCGGCGAAGCGCGGGAGGCGCGAGGGGCGCGCGGAGCTCTGCGCGGCCCTCGGGGACGCGGCGCTGCGGGAGCGCGCAGGGGCGGCCTGGGCCCGCGGGGAGCGGCTCCGGCACG ATGCGGTGGTGCTGGAGCCGGCCCCGTTCCGGCACGGTGTCATTCCCGGTTTTCTGGCGGGCTCGGCTTTCGCGGAGGCGCTGCGGGATGAACTGCTGGGTCTCGATTTCCGCGGGCGGCGCAACGACCTCCTCTCGCTGCAGCAG TCCGAGGAGCTGGGGGCAAGCCCGGAGCCCCACGTCGCTGCCCTGAG GCGTGCTCTGTGTGAAGAATTCCAAGTGTGGCTTTCTGCTGTGACCCAGATAGAGCTGGAGCCAACTATTGACATATCCTGTGCTAAATATGAATATACTG ATGTGTTGCTGTGCCACGATGATGAGCTGGAAGGTCGCAGAATCGCCTTCATCCTGTACCTCGTCCCACCCTGGGAGAAAAGTGATGGGGGAACGCTGGATCTGTACAGCACAGATG AACACTTTCAGCCACAGCAGATCACCAAGTCATTAGTGCCTTCATGGAACACCCTGGTTTTCTTTGAAGTGTCTCCAGTCTCTTTCCACCAG gTGTCAGAGGTTCTGTCACAGAAGTGCCGTCTGTCCGTGAGCGGTTGGTTCCACGGCCCCTCCGTGGCCAGGCCTGCACGGCACATTGAAGCCCCCTTGGCCAGGAGcccacacatcccctgtgat CATGAAATATTGTATGAGTGGATCAATCAAGTTTATTTGGACCTGGACTCCCAAGCTCAAATCCAGGAGGAATTTGAGGAGCGATCAGAAATTCTCCTGAAAGACTTTCTTAAG AAAGAGAAATACCAACTACTGTGTGAAGCATTGGAGAACAAAGAGATCCAGTGGAGTAGTCGGGGGCCAGCCAATAAAAG ACTCTATGAGGCAGCAGAGGAAGACAGCCTCCCAGACACCCTGAAGaaattcctgcagctgctgcgctCTGAGGCCTTATTTTTACTGCTTTCCAACTTCACTGGCCTAAAACTGCACTTCCTGGCTCCCTCTGATGAGGATGAAGACGCTGGGGAGGGACAAGCAGCAGACACCAGTGGGCACAGCAGTCCCAAACCTGAGCAGGAAGAGGCTGAACAACCAGTTACTGGCAATTCCCATCAGCCACACCagcctgagagcagccctgaagcACAGGACAGTGAGACACAGAGCA GCTCGGGCAGCCCTGTGTGTGCAGGGGAGCTGCGGCGCTGGACCCACGGGCACTACACTCTGGTCCATGACTCTCAAGCCACAGAATTTGTTCTTGACCTGCTCTTCTTCTGTGGCTGTGAAG ACTGGGATCCTGAATATGGTGGCTTTACTTCCTACATTGCTAAAGGTGAAGATGAAGAG CTGTTGACAGTGAATCCAGAGGACAACTGCTTGGCCTTAGTTTATAGAGACAAAGAAACGATGAAGTTTGTGAAATACATCAACCATCGAAGCTTGGCACGCCTGAACAAGCATCCAAACAAAACAGGATTTTGGGA